From one Lysinibacillus sp. G4S2 genomic stretch:
- a CDS encoding NAD(P)-dependent oxidoreductase yields the protein MTNYFPIHINVEYKTVVIVGGGHVATQKVASLLPAKANIVVVSPTLDDSLLPLAESGQITWREKAFEPRDLDDAILIIAATNDTTVNEAVQEAAQHWQLINRADAQAESDFITPATVRRGPLVLTVSTSGASPALARKIKADLEEQFDDVYDDYVCFLQQARLMIAAKFEKGPQRRAALQSLLEPSLLEWTRSGEIDRREAYLQQLLMGEAR from the coding sequence ATGACTAATTATTTTCCTATTCATATTAATGTTGAATATAAAACTGTAGTAATTGTTGGTGGAGGTCACGTTGCAACACAGAAGGTAGCTTCACTGCTCCCAGCTAAAGCGAATATTGTTGTTGTTAGTCCTACCCTTGATGACTCATTACTACCACTTGCTGAATCAGGTCAAATTACGTGGCGTGAAAAAGCGTTTGAGCCACGTGATTTAGATGATGCAATACTCATCATTGCGGCAACAAATGATACGACAGTAAATGAAGCTGTACAAGAGGCAGCGCAGCATTGGCAGCTGATCAATCGGGCAGATGCACAGGCGGAGAGTGACTTTATTACACCAGCGACAGTACGCCGTGGTCCATTAGTGTTAACTGTATCAACGTCAGGTGCCAGTCCAGCACTAGCGCGTAAAATTAAAGCGGACCTCGAAGAGCAATTTGATGACGTTTATGATGACTATGTATGCTTCCTACAGCAAGCGCGTTTAATGATTGCTGCTAAGTTTGAAAAAGGTCCACAAAGACGTGCAGCATTACAATCATTACTTGAACCGAGCTTACTAGAATGGACGCGCAGTGGAGAGATTGATAGACGTGAGGCTTATTTACAACAATTACTGATGGGAGAAGCGCGATGA
- a CDS encoding cobyrinate a,c-diamide synthase: MQTNRFVLAGTGSGVGKTTFTIGLMKALQEKGKIVQGFKCGPDYIDPTYHTAVTGRISRNIDSWMFSHEAVRDIVARASMDADVSIIEGVMGFYDGKSPLSDAGSAADISVVTESPVILIVNCASMARSVAAVVKGFQLLSDKPTIVGVIANQVGSVGHYEIAKAAIEQECGIPVIGYLKREEGIDIPSRHLGLVPAIERGELDTFFDKLGSLMTETIDLDKLLELTKAPVLQESGQLFAEQPSQNICIAVAKDAAFNFYYEENLALLRAKGARLQFFSPLANEPVPAEADGLYIGGGFPEEFADILAENSDVKKSIREAIAKGLPTLAECGGFMYLTEAITNSNGDRYDMVGIIPGEVAMQTKLAALGYREIFGTQNNFLIGTDEEAKGHEFHYSKYSGTHNTPAYQTKGRFGNKQEGYQAGNLVAGYTHFHFVSNPKLVDNWLTACKKVKNHD, translated from the coding sequence ATGCAAACAAATCGTTTTGTACTTGCTGGTACTGGCAGTGGAGTTGGTAAAACGACTTTTACCATTGGACTCATGAAAGCATTACAAGAAAAGGGCAAAATTGTGCAGGGCTTTAAATGTGGCCCCGACTATATTGATCCTACCTATCATACTGCTGTTACAGGACGGATATCGCGTAATATTGATAGCTGGATGTTTTCACATGAAGCAGTGCGTGATATTGTCGCGCGTGCGAGTATGGATGCAGATGTTTCCATTATTGAAGGCGTTATGGGCTTTTACGATGGAAAAAGTCCGTTATCTGATGCTGGCTCTGCGGCAGACATTAGTGTTGTAACAGAGAGCCCAGTTATTTTAATTGTCAATTGTGCAAGTATGGCACGAAGTGTAGCGGCGGTTGTGAAAGGTTTCCAATTACTATCTGACAAACCTACTATCGTTGGTGTTATTGCTAACCAAGTCGGTAGTGTCGGGCATTATGAGATTGCGAAGGCTGCCATTGAGCAGGAGTGTGGTATCCCTGTTATCGGATACTTGAAGCGTGAGGAAGGGATAGATATTCCTAGTCGTCATTTAGGGTTAGTGCCTGCGATTGAACGAGGAGAACTCGATACATTTTTTGATAAGCTAGGCTCTTTAATGACAGAGACGATTGATTTAGACAAATTGCTTGAGTTAACAAAGGCTCCTGTTTTACAAGAATCAGGGCAATTATTTGCGGAACAACCGTCTCAAAATATTTGCATTGCCGTAGCAAAGGATGCTGCGTTTAACTTCTATTATGAAGAAAATTTGGCATTGTTACGTGCAAAAGGAGCTAGGCTACAATTTTTCTCACCTTTGGCGAATGAACCTGTTCCAGCTGAAGCTGACGGTTTGTATATAGGTGGGGGCTTCCCGGAGGAATTTGCTGATATATTAGCGGAAAATTCCGATGTGAAAAAATCTATTCGTGAAGCAATTGCCAAAGGTCTACCGACATTAGCCGAGTGTGGAGGCTTCATGTATTTGACAGAGGCTATTACGAATAGTAATGGTGACCGTTATGACATGGTAGGTATTATTCCAGGTGAGGTAGCGATGCAAACAAAGCTAGCGGCTCTCGGTTACCGTGAAATTTTTGGCACACAAAATAATTTTTTAATTGGTACAGATGAAGAAGCAAAGGGACATGAATTCCACTATTCAAAATATAGCGGCACACATAACACACCAGCTTACCAAACGAAAGGTCGATTTGGTAACAAACAAGAGGGCTACCAAGCAGGAAATCTAGTGGCTGGCTATACCCATTTTCATTTTGTATCTAACCCAAAGCTTGTTGACAACTGGTTAACAGCTTGTAAGAAGGTGAAAAATCATGACTAA
- a CDS encoding cobalamin biosynthesis protein — protein MIELQEGVLPEVEQRNSYAVVAITKHGVQLGRRLQHTFAASDLYYMSKFEQGDEAEKHIQMFTGTVRLLLPTLFKQYKGLILIISLGAVVRMIAPILKDKKTDPGVVVIDDRGENVISVLSGHLGGANELTHEVAAALGANPIITTASDVQKTIPVDLFGARFGWVWDSADKLTPVSASVVNEEHVAIVQETGERDWWMRDTPMPEQIKIYSSTHAAIEAKPHATLLITDRIIEPEEEVLLENGVIYRPKSVVLGMGCNRGTSVEEIEQVIDETLAELKLSKKSVKALCTIDLKKDEQCFLEVTKKYDWEFVTYSPAELNEIDFPSPSETVFKYTGAYGVSEPAAMRYAQVESLVLQKKKSGNATISVARFTF, from the coding sequence GTGATTGAGTTACAAGAGGGTGTCTTACCAGAAGTTGAGCAACGAAATTCTTATGCTGTTGTAGCCATCACTAAGCATGGTGTACAACTTGGACGTCGCTTGCAGCATACTTTTGCGGCGAGTGATTTATATTACATGAGTAAATTTGAGCAGGGCGATGAAGCAGAAAAGCATATACAAATGTTTACAGGTACTGTGCGTTTGCTGCTGCCAACCTTGTTTAAGCAATATAAAGGTTTAATTTTAATCATTTCACTCGGTGCAGTTGTACGCATGATCGCACCGATATTAAAGGATAAAAAGACAGATCCAGGCGTTGTTGTCATTGATGACCGTGGTGAAAATGTTATTAGCGTGTTATCTGGACATCTAGGCGGAGCCAATGAGCTGACACATGAAGTAGCTGCAGCACTTGGAGCTAATCCAATTATTACAACAGCTTCAGATGTGCAAAAGACGATCCCTGTTGATTTATTCGGTGCACGTTTTGGCTGGGTATGGGACAGTGCTGATAAACTAACACCAGTAAGTGCTTCTGTTGTTAACGAGGAGCATGTCGCAATCGTTCAAGAAACGGGTGAACGCGACTGGTGGATGCGTGATACACCAATGCCTGAGCAAATTAAAATTTATTCGTCAACGCATGCTGCGATTGAAGCGAAACCACATGCGACATTGCTTATTACAGATCGCATCATAGAACCTGAAGAAGAAGTACTTCTTGAAAATGGTGTTATTTATCGACCAAAATCGGTTGTGCTTGGCATGGGCTGTAATCGTGGGACATCGGTGGAAGAAATTGAGCAAGTTATTGATGAAACCCTTGCAGAGCTGAAACTTTCGAAAAAAAGTGTTAAAGCACTATGTACGATTGATCTAAAGAAAGATGAGCAATGCTTCCTTGAGGTAACAAAGAAATATGATTGGGAATTTGTAACGTATTCACCAGCTGAATTAAATGAAATTGATTTCCCATCACCTTCGGAAACAGTGTTTAAATATACAGGAGCATACGGCGTGAGTGAGCCTGCAGCGATGCGTTACGCGCAGGTGGAGTCGCTTGTGCTACAGAAGAAAAAATCGGGCAATGCTACAATCTCTGTTGCTAGATTTACATTTTAA
- the cobM gene encoding precorrin-4 C(11)-methyltransferase, translating to MKKIYIVGAGPGDPDLITVKGLHMLQTADVVMYTDSLVNEDLIAKAKPDAEVIRTAGMHLEEMVAVMVDRVNAGKVVARMHTGDPAMYGAIMEQVALLKKEGIGYEVIPGVSSVFASAAAIGAELTIPDLTQTLILTRAEGRTPVPEFEKLRDLASHHCTIALFLSATLTKKIVKELQSAGWADDTPVAVIQRASWPDQKIVRTTLIELDEAMRVNGIRKHAMILAGWALDPTIHDKDQYRSKLYDATFTHGFRKGVKTSD from the coding sequence ATGAAGAAAATATATATTGTCGGCGCTGGGCCTGGTGATCCAGATTTAATTACAGTAAAAGGTTTACATATGCTTCAAACAGCGGACGTTGTCATGTATACAGATTCGTTAGTAAATGAAGATCTTATTGCAAAAGCAAAGCCAGATGCGGAGGTTATCCGTACAGCTGGTATGCATTTAGAGGAAATGGTAGCGGTCATGGTAGATCGCGTCAATGCGGGTAAAGTAGTTGCTCGTATGCATACAGGAGATCCTGCTATGTATGGCGCGATCATGGAGCAAGTGGCCCTATTAAAAAAAGAAGGCATTGGCTACGAGGTTATTCCTGGAGTTAGCTCTGTCTTCGCTTCTGCAGCGGCAATCGGGGCAGAATTAACAATTCCTGACTTAACACAAACGCTTATTTTAACGCGTGCCGAAGGACGTACACCTGTGCCGGAATTTGAAAAGCTACGCGATTTAGCGAGTCACCACTGTACAATTGCATTATTCCTAAGTGCAACGTTAACGAAGAAAATCGTAAAAGAATTGCAAAGTGCAGGCTGGGCTGATGATACACCAGTAGCTGTTATTCAAAGAGCTTCTTGGCCAGATCAAAAAATCGTACGTACAACATTAATTGAACTGGATGAAGCAATGCGTGTGAATGGTATTCGTAAGCATGCGATGATTTTAGCTGGCTGGGCATTAGATCCGACTATTCATGATAAGGATCAATATCGTTCGAAATTATATGATGCTACCTTTACACATGGCTTTAGAAAAGGCGTGAAGACGAGTGATTGA
- the cobI gene encoding precorrin-2 C(20)-methyltransferase, with protein sequence MSNLGILYGLGVGPGDPELITVKAFRVIQESPVIAYPKKLKGSKSYAHRIVDVYINPEEKDMLGLVFPMTKDEAVLEREWTKSVELVYGKLKEGKDVAFVTEGDPLLYSTFIHMMKLMQDMHPDVEIQTVPGISSFNGSASRLGIALADGDDRVAIVPAYDDYDAMREAIESHDAVVFIKVAKVIDLMLEVLRDLDLLDKASVVTKVTSDEEVIWDVRELDGVDLEYLTLMVVRK encoded by the coding sequence ATGAGTAATCTTGGTATTTTATATGGCTTGGGCGTAGGTCCTGGCGATCCAGAGTTAATTACAGTTAAAGCTTTCCGCGTCATTCAGGAGTCGCCTGTTATTGCGTATCCAAAAAAGTTAAAAGGCAGTAAAAGCTATGCACATCGAATTGTAGATGTTTACATAAATCCAGAAGAAAAGGATATGCTTGGCCTAGTATTCCCAATGACTAAGGATGAGGCTGTTTTAGAACGAGAATGGACAAAATCTGTTGAACTTGTCTATGGAAAATTAAAAGAGGGCAAAGACGTCGCATTCGTAACAGAGGGAGACCCACTATTATATAGTACGTTCATCCATATGATGAAGCTTATGCAGGACATGCATCCAGATGTTGAAATTCAAACAGTTCCGGGTATTTCTTCGTTCAATGGTTCGGCATCACGTTTAGGAATTGCGCTGGCAGATGGTGATGACCGTGTTGCCATCGTACCTGCCTACGATGACTATGATGCAATGCGTGAAGCGATTGAAAGTCACGATGCAGTGGTGTTCATAAAAGTAGCGAAGGTTATTGATTTAATGCTTGAGGTACTACGTGATTTAGATTTACTTGATAAGGCATCTGTCGTAACAAAGGTAACGTCTGACGAGGAGGTTATTTGGGATGTGCGCGAGCTAGACGGTGTTGATTTAGAATATTTAACGTTAATGGTGGTGCGAAAATAA
- the cbiE gene encoding precorrin-6y C5,15-methyltransferase (decarboxylating) subunit CbiE encodes MTLHRSMKLIGIGDNGQESLLPQYVQWIEDCEVLVGGERVLEFFPSFTGEKILIKGGLTALVERLSAETRNTVILASGDPLFYGIGGYLAKKLDIEVYPYMSSVQLAFSKMGESWQDAYVTSIHGRSMKGLAQRIDGKKKVALLTDADNNPNELARYLKHFGMTEYSTFVAENLQGINEKCGSYSLDELETTDFSPLNVVILKQISEPKRYTLGIDDEEFSQRKPDKGLITKKEIRVLSLQAMQLQKDSIVWDVGTCTGSMAIEAGKLAPEGQVYAVEKNAPDLENCLQNQQKFRVDITAIHSKAPAGLDNFPDPDAIFIGGTGGEMVELLQMCCTRLKPNGRIVLNAATIENLYKAVEAFKACGFAVDILQAQLARSKPILDMTRFVPLNPIYIISAYRKEENHE; translated from the coding sequence ATGACATTGCATCGATCGATGAAATTGATTGGGATCGGGGATAACGGACAAGAAAGCTTACTACCGCAATATGTACAGTGGATTGAAGACTGTGAGGTACTTGTTGGTGGGGAGCGTGTTCTAGAATTTTTCCCGAGCTTTACTGGAGAAAAAATATTGATTAAAGGTGGTCTTACAGCGCTTGTTGAAAGATTATCTGCAGAAACAAGAAATACTGTTATTCTAGCGTCGGGTGATCCATTATTTTACGGAATCGGTGGGTATTTAGCGAAAAAGCTAGACATTGAGGTTTACCCATATATGAGCTCGGTACAGCTTGCTTTTTCGAAGATGGGAGAAAGCTGGCAGGATGCTTATGTCACAAGTATTCATGGACGCTCTATGAAAGGCTTGGCGCAACGTATTGATGGGAAAAAGAAAGTAGCCCTTTTAACAGATGCTGATAATAATCCTAATGAGCTAGCACGCTATTTAAAGCATTTTGGTATGACAGAATACAGCACATTTGTAGCAGAAAATTTACAGGGCATTAATGAAAAATGTGGCTCGTATTCTCTTGATGAATTAGAGACTACAGACTTTTCTCCTTTAAATGTCGTAATATTAAAACAAATATCAGAACCGAAACGCTATACGCTCGGTATCGATGATGAAGAATTCTCACAGCGTAAGCCGGATAAAGGGCTTATTACGAAAAAAGAAATTCGTGTCTTAAGTTTACAAGCGATGCAGCTACAAAAGGATAGCATCGTTTGGGACGTAGGTACATGCACAGGGTCTATGGCGATTGAGGCTGGTAAGCTTGCACCAGAAGGTCAAGTATATGCGGTGGAGAAAAATGCACCTGATTTAGAAAATTGCCTGCAAAATCAGCAGAAATTCCGTGTTGATATAACAGCTATTCATAGTAAAGCACCTGCAGGACTGGATAACTTCCCTGATCCGGATGCGATTTTTATCGGCGGCACAGGAGGCGAAATGGTGGAGCTATTACAAATGTGCTGTACTCGATTGAAGCCAAATGGTCGCATTGTATTGAACGCTGCAACCATTGAAAATTTATATAAGGCAGTCGAAGCGTTTAAGGCTTGTGGCTTTGCTGTTGACATATTACAGGCACAGCTTGCACGCAGTAAACCAATTTTAGATATGACACGTTTTGTCCCATTAAATCCAATTTATATTATTTCTGCATATCGAAAGGAAGAAAATCATGAGTAA
- a CDS encoding cobalt-precorrin-5B (C(1))-methyltransferase, translating into MERKPKKDPKDMRHGYTTGACATAVTKAALLALISNEEQETSTIHLPIGRDATFTIEKCTFQNNAVSCETIKDAGDDPDATHKALIIGTVSWADTPGIHLDGGIGVGRVTKPGLPVPVGEAAINPVPRKMIHSTVQGVLDDFEIDRGVNVVISVPEGEEIAKKTLNGRLGIIGGISILGTRGTVVPFSSSAYMASIVQAISVAKAAGCEHLVVTTGGRSEKFGMAQYPHLPEEAFIEMGDFVGFTLKHCKRLGIKQVSLVGMMGKFSKVAQGVMMVHSKSAPIDFNFLAQLAVDIGADEVTVGEVREANTASQVGEIMAEKGYDAFFYHLCEACCYSSLHHVRGGLTLSTSIYSMQGQLLGRADDIASIDEIDWDRG; encoded by the coding sequence ATGGAGCGGAAGCCTAAAAAGGATCCCAAGGACATGCGTCACGGTTATACAACGGGAGCCTGTGCAACTGCTGTAACGAAGGCTGCATTACTGGCCTTAATTTCAAATGAAGAGCAAGAAACAAGTACAATTCATTTGCCGATTGGGCGAGATGCAACCTTTACGATAGAAAAATGTACATTTCAGAATAATGCTGTAAGTTGTGAAACGATTAAAGATGCTGGTGATGATCCAGATGCTACACATAAGGCACTTATTATTGGTACAGTGAGCTGGGCAGACACACCGGGCATTCATTTAGACGGAGGGATTGGTGTCGGGCGCGTAACAAAGCCCGGCTTACCAGTACCTGTTGGCGAAGCGGCGATTAATCCTGTGCCACGGAAGATGATTCATAGTACTGTACAGGGTGTGCTTGACGATTTTGAAATTGACAGAGGCGTCAATGTAGTGATTTCTGTCCCTGAAGGTGAGGAAATTGCAAAAAAAACGTTAAATGGGCGACTTGGTATTATTGGAGGCATCTCCATTTTAGGCACAAGGGGAACCGTCGTGCCTTTTTCAAGTTCCGCTTATATGGCAAGTATCGTTCAAGCTATCAGTGTTGCAAAGGCAGCTGGCTGTGAACATTTAGTCGTGACTACTGGTGGACGCAGTGAAAAATTTGGGATGGCACAGTATCCTCATTTGCCAGAGGAAGCGTTTATAGAGATGGGCGACTTTGTTGGCTTTACATTAAAGCATTGTAAACGACTTGGTATTAAACAAGTTTCACTAGTTGGTATGATGGGTAAATTTTCGAAGGTGGCACAAGGGGTCATGATGGTACATTCCAAAAGTGCTCCGATTGATTTTAACTTTTTAGCACAATTAGCAGTGGATATTGGTGCAGATGAAGTGACCGTAGGTGAGGTTCGCGAGGCCAATACAGCTTCACAAGTCGGCGAAATTATGGCAGAGAAGGGCTATGATGCTTTCTTTTACCATTTATGTGAGGCTTGTTGCTATTCTTCATTACATCATGTTAGAGGCGGTTTAACGCTTTCCACATCGATCTATTCGATGCAGGGACAATTATTAGGAAGGGCTGATGACATTGCATCGATCGATGAAATTGATTGGGATCGGGGATAA
- a CDS encoding precorrin-8X methylmutase codes for MDFKTDFKPLTVDPDKIYDYSFSIIAEEMGEHNFSEDEWKIVRRIIHASADFELGRSVIITPGAIEAGIKSILAGRHVIADVQMIESGSGKKRFQKHGGDLHCYIADEDVSIEAKKQNTTRAIISMQKAAKLHKGGIYAIGNAPTALLELIRLIKEGLAKPDLIIGMPVGFVSAAESKEELLKLEGIPYITNVGRKGGSTVTVAALNAVSLLADEQAKK; via the coding sequence ATGGACTTTAAAACAGATTTCAAACCATTAACAGTAGACCCAGATAAAATTTACGATTACAGTTTTTCAATTATTGCAGAGGAAATGGGCGAGCATAATTTCTCAGAAGACGAGTGGAAAATTGTACGCCGCATCATTCATGCTTCTGCTGACTTTGAACTAGGACGTAGCGTTATTATTACACCAGGAGCGATTGAAGCAGGTATTAAATCAATTCTTGCAGGTCGCCATGTCATTGCAGATGTGCAAATGATTGAAAGTGGTTCAGGGAAAAAACGCTTCCAAAAGCATGGTGGCGATTTACACTGCTATATTGCAGATGAAGACGTTTCAATTGAAGCGAAAAAACAAAACACTACGCGTGCGATTATCTCTATGCAAAAGGCTGCTAAATTACATAAAGGTGGTATTTATGCAATTGGTAATGCACCGACAGCATTGCTTGAATTAATTCGTTTAATTAAAGAAGGCTTAGCGAAACCAGATTTAATTATTGGTATGCCAGTTGGCTTCGTTTCTGCTGCTGAGTCAAAGGAAGAGCTGTTGAAACTAGAAGGTATTCCGTATATTACAAATGTTGGTCGTAAAGGCGGTAGTACAGTGACGGTTGCCGCATTGAATGCTGTTTCACTTTTAGCGGATGAACAGGCGAAAAAATAA
- the cobK gene encoding precorrin-6A reductase, giving the protein MIFMLAGTSDARNLALELQSAGYAVTATVVTESAASSLAEVGLPHLVGRLTAEEMATIITEQGYRLVVDASHPFAEEASKNAMAAAEQANVPYIRYERAHEHYAHPLITVVKDYEEAAHLAAEKRGVIMLTTGSKTLATFTKVLHGLENTRVIARMLPRLDNMEKCEALGVAQKDIVAIQGPFSKELNEALFRQYDVTLMITKESGKVGSVDEKLDAALACGIETILIARPNIKYGQQYSTFEDVLQAVQNTL; this is encoded by the coding sequence ATGATTTTCATGTTAGCAGGGACGAGTGATGCAAGGAATCTAGCACTTGAATTACAGTCAGCGGGTTACGCTGTGACGGCAACCGTCGTTACTGAATCAGCCGCTTCAAGCCTTGCAGAAGTGGGCCTTCCTCATTTAGTCGGACGATTAACAGCTGAGGAAATGGCGACGATTATCACAGAGCAAGGGTACCGTTTAGTTGTAGATGCCTCTCATCCATTTGCTGAAGAAGCTTCAAAAAATGCGATGGCAGCAGCGGAGCAAGCAAATGTACCGTATATTCGCTATGAACGTGCCCATGAACATTATGCACATCCCCTTATTACGGTTGTGAAAGATTACGAGGAGGCTGCCCACTTAGCAGCTGAAAAACGTGGTGTTATCATGCTGACGACGGGCAGTAAAACGCTTGCTACCTTTACAAAGGTATTACATGGTTTAGAAAATACGCGAGTGATCGCGCGCATGCTTCCTCGACTCGATAATATGGAAAAATGTGAAGCACTTGGTGTGGCACAAAAAGATATCGTAGCGATACAGGGCCCTTTTTCAAAGGAATTAAACGAAGCACTGTTTCGTCAATATGATGTGACATTGATGATTACGAAAGAAAGCGGCAAGGTAGGCTCGGTGGATGAAAAGCTAGACGCTGCCCTTGCATGTGGCATTGAAACGATTTTAATTGCAAGACCAAATATAAAATACGGACAGCAATATTCTACATTCGAAGATGTATTACAAGCTGTACAAAACACACTTTAG
- a CDS encoding sirohydrochlorin chelatase encodes MKAILFVGHGSRLAAGNDEVRTFIEQMTPRIDESFLVETCFLEFASPNIEEGITNCVKKGATEVHVIPIILLHAGHSKLHIPAEIEHAREHYPNITFTYGQTIGIHEEIFAILEDRLAEIGFNVEEEHKDTAILLIARGGSDPSANGDFYKITRLLWEKLPVQFVESAFMGVTDPRVEEGIERCVKLGAKKIIMLPYFLFTGILMERMNGMCKQFNEKYPDCDIQIANYFGYHERLQNVLLERIEQAVNGTSTGMQDLENYRAYAAVHGHAHHHHHHDHDHGHDHHDHDHDHEHHNHDHDHEHHNHDHDHDHDHHHEEEPVQ; translated from the coding sequence ATGAAAGCAATTTTATTTGTCGGCCACGGGAGCCGTTTAGCAGCAGGAAATGATGAGGTACGCACGTTTATCGAGCAAATGACACCTCGTATTGATGAGAGTTTTTTAGTAGAAACATGTTTTTTAGAGTTTGCCTCGCCGAACATTGAAGAAGGTATTACGAACTGTGTGAAGAAGGGCGCTACAGAGGTGCATGTTATTCCGATTATTCTTCTTCATGCGGGACATTCAAAACTGCATATTCCAGCAGAAATCGAACATGCGCGTGAGCATTATCCAAATATAACGTTCACATATGGCCAAACAATCGGAATCCATGAAGAAATATTTGCTATTTTAGAAGACCGTTTAGCAGAAATTGGATTCAATGTGGAAGAAGAACATAAGGATACTGCCATTTTATTAATTGCACGAGGCGGTAGTGACCCATCTGCAAATGGTGATTTTTATAAGATTACACGCCTGTTGTGGGAAAAACTTCCGGTTCAGTTTGTGGAAAGCGCCTTTATGGGTGTGACAGATCCTCGTGTTGAAGAAGGTATTGAGCGCTGTGTGAAGCTTGGTGCTAAAAAAATCATTATGCTACCGTACTTTTTATTCACAGGTATCCTCATGGAACGTATGAATGGTATGTGTAAGCAGTTTAACGAAAAATATCCTGACTGTGATATTCAAATTGCCAACTATTTTGGCTATCATGAGCGTTTGCAAAATGTGTTATTAGAGCGTATTGAGCAAGCTGTGAATGGTACATCAACAGGCATGCAAGATTTAGAAAACTATCGTGCTTATGCGGCGGTGCATGGTCATGCGCATCATCATCACCATCATGACCACGACCATGGACATGACCACCATGATCACGACCATGACCATGAACACCACAATCACGACCATGACCATGAACACCACAATCACGACCATGACCATGACCACGATCATCACCATGAAGAGGAGCCGGTGCAATGA